TTGTTGGCCCCTCATGTTTCTGAGAAGTCTGCAAGACTTGCTGATGCTTCTGAGCAGTATATTTTTAGAGTGCTACCTAGTGCGACAAAACCTGAAGTAAAAATGGCAGTAGAGTCATTATTTGATGTAAAAGTTCAATCAGTAAATATGATTAACATCAAAGGTAAAAAGAAAGTCTTCAAGGGTCGTGTTGGTAAGCGTAATGACATCAAAAAGGCTATTGTTCGCCTAGCTCCAGGTCAAGAAATTGACTTTGTTGGTGCGGAATAAGAGGGTTAAGTAGATGGCTATTATTAAAAAAGCAAAACCGACATCTCCTGGACGTCGTTTCGTTGTCAATATTGTTGAGCCTGACCTGCATAAAGGTAAACCACATTCTGCGCTTTTGGAGAAAAAGTCTAAGAAGGGTGGTCGTAATGCAAATGGTAGAATCACTGTAAGACATCAAGGTGGTGGGCATAAGCAACATTACCGTTTGGTTGATTTTAAACGTGGAAAAGATGGTATTCCTGCGACTGTAGAACGTCTGGAGTATGATCCAAACCGTTCTGCGCACATCGCATTGTTGAAATATGCGGATGGTGAACGTGCTTATATTTTGGCACCGAAAAACATTCAATCAGGTGATGTTGTAGAGTCTGGTGAAACAGTTTCAATCAAAGTTGGTAATGCACTTCCTTTGAGAAATATCCCAGTTGGTACCATTGTTCATGCGCTTGAGATGCGTCCTGGAAAAGGCGCTCAAATCGCAAGAAGTGCTGGTGCCTCTGTTCAAATCGCTGGTCGTGACGGTGCATATGTACTTGTTAAATTGCGTTCTGGTGAAATGCGTAAAATTCTTGCTGAATGTCGTGCAACTATCGGTGAAGTAGGTAACTCTGAACATGCGCTTAGAAAGCTTGGTAAAGCTGGTGCAAAACGTTGGAGAGGTGTTCGTCCTACTGTTCGTGGTGTTGCAATGAACCCGGTTGATCACCCGCATGGTGGTGGTGAAGGGCGTACTTCTGGTGGTCGTAACCCTGTTACGCCATGGGGTGTTCCGACTAAAGGTAAGAAGACACGTAGTAACAAACGTACAAATAACATGATTGTACGTCGTAGAAACAGCAAATAAGGAAGGACAGAATGCCACGTTCAGTTAAAAAAGGACCTTTTGTAGATCATCACTTAGCAAAAAAGGTGATGGAGGCGCAAGAATCTGGTAATAAACGTCCAATCAAAACTTGGTCAAGAAGATCTGTGATTCTTCCTGACATGATTGGGTTGACCATTGCTGTTCATAATGGGAAAGAGCATATCCCTGTATATGTTTCTGAGAACATGGTTGGACACAAGTTGGGTGAGTTTTCAATGACTCGTACTTACCGTGGTCATGCGGCCGATAAGAAAGCGAAGAGATAAGGAGAAATTAAATGCAAGTAAGTGCTACACATAGATTTGCCCGCATCTCTCCGCAGAAAGCGCGTCTGGTTGCAGATCAAATTCGCGGTAAAGATGTAGAAGCAGCTGTTAATATCCTGGCTTTCAGTGATAAAAAAGCAGCCCAGCTGATGAGTAAAGTTCTGAACTCAGCAATTGCAAATGCCGAAAATAATGAAGGCGCTGATATTGATGAGTTGAAAGTAACTTCTGCTTACGTTGACGAAGCTCCTGTTATGAAAAGAATGAGAGCTAGAGCTAAAGGGCGTGGAAATCGCATCCTAAAGCGTACAAGTCATATTACAGTCACTGTTGGCGATAAGTAAGGAGAATCAGTATGGGACAAAAAGTACATCCTATTGGGATTCGTTTAGGGATTACCAAAGATTGGAACGCTCGCTGGTATGCAGATAGTAAAAACTATTCTGATTTTCTTGTCAGTGATGTTGAAATTCGTAAAGAACTTAGCGAGAAGTTGAAACATGCTTCTGTAAGTAAAATTAATATTGAGCGTGTGGCTAATGGTATTCGTGTTGCGATCCATACGGCTAGACCTGGTGTCGTTATCGGTAAGAAAGGTGAAGACATTGAAAAATTGAAGGCTTCTTTGATGGCGAAAACTGGTATGCCAGTGAATATTGCTATTGAAGAGATCAAAAAGCCTGAGCTTGATGCGAAATTGGTTGCTGAGAGTATCGCTCAACAGCTTGAAAAGCGTATTCAATTCCGTCGTGCTATGAAGCGTGCGGTCGGAAATGCAATGCGTCTTGGTGCAGAAGGTATTAAAGTAAATGTTTCTGGTCGTTTGAATGGAGCTGAAATTGCTCGTGCAGAATGGTACAGAGAAGGGCGTGTTCCTCTTCACACTTTGCGTGCAGATATCGATTATGCAACTTTCGAAGCTGACACTACTTACGGAAAGATTGGTGTAAAAGTTTGGATCTTTAAAGGTGAAAAACTTGAAAAAATCTCTATGGTAAGTGATGACAAGAAGCAGGCGAAAGCCAAGAAAGCTCGTAATTAAGGGGATAGCTTGTTATGTTAATGCCAAAACGTACAAAATTTAGAAAAATGCATAAAGGCCGTAACCGTGGTCTAGCAAACGTTGGTAACAAGGTTAGCTTTGGTCAGTTCGGTTTGAAAGCTGTTGAGCGTGGTCGTATGACATCTCGCCAAATTGAGGCAGGTCGTCGTGTTATGACTCGTAAAGTTCGCCGTGGTGCGAAAATCTGGATTCGTGTTTTCCCTGATAAGCCGATTACCAATAAGCCACTAGAGGTTCGTATGGGTAAAGGTAAGGGGTCTGTTGAATACTGGGTTGCTCAAATTCAACCAGGTCGTGTCCTTTATGAAATGCAAGGTGTTGATGAAACGGTTGCTCGTGAAGCATTTGAGCTTGCAGCAGCTAAGCTACCTTTCAAAACACAATTTGTAACTAGAACGGTGATGTAAATGACTGCAGAATTGAAAACTAAATCTGTTGAAGAGCTTAAAGAAGAGCTGTTGGCTCTTCTTCAAGAGCAATTTAACTTGAGAATGCAACATGCGACTGGTCAGTTGAAAAACACTGCTCAATTGAAAACAGTTCGCCGTTCTGTTGCAAGAGTTAAAACCATCATTCGTGAAAAAGTGAGTAAATAAGAATGGCTGGTCAAGAAAATAAAGCACGTACAATGCAGGGTGTTGTTGTAAGCAACGGGATGGAAAAATCAATTGTTGTTTCTATCGAACGTTTTATCAAACACTCTAAATACAAGAAGTTCGTTAAGAAGTCTACAAAACTAATGGCACATGATGCAGATAATACTGCAGGTGTTGGCGATAAGGTAACGATTGCAGAATGCAAGCCTTTATCAAAAAACAAATCATGGACACTAGTAAGTGTGGATGAGAAAGCAGCTCTTTAATAAGGGTTGCATAAGATAAAAATTTTGATATAATACGCAAAATTTTTAAAACCGCCATTGTGGCCAAGCCTATTTTGATAGGGACTAGCTACTTTGGTGGTTTTTGTGTTGTTTATAAAATAATTTTGGATGGAGTTCCATCATGATTCAAATGCAAACTGTGCTTGATGTTGCTGATAACAGTGGCGCGCGTAGAGTCCAATGTATCAAAGTATTGGGTGGTTCAAAGCGTCGCTATGCAAGTGTTGGTGACATTATTAAAGTTGCTGTAAAAGAAGCAACTCCACGCGGAAAAGTGAAAAAAGGTGATGTTTATAATGCAGTTGTTGTAAGAACAGCTTCTGGTGTTAGACGTCAAGATGGTTCAAAAATTAAATTTGATGGCAATGCTGCTGTTATTTTGAATGCAAAGCTGGAGCCAATCGGAACCCGTATTTTTGGCCCTGTTACTCGTGAGCTTCGTAACGATCGTTTCATGAAGATTGTTTCATTGGCTCCAGAAGTTTTATAAGGAATTAATGATGAATCGTCTAAGAAAAGGTGATGAGGTTATCGTTATTGCAGGTAAAGATAAGGGAAAACGTGGATCGGTTTCTCACGTAATGCAGAACGGTAAATTACTTGTAGATGGGATTAATTTAGCAAAAAAACACGTTAAGCCAAATCCTATGACAGGAGAGCAGGGTGGTATCGTTTCTAAGGAAATGCCAATCGATGCTTCAAATGTTGCTTTGTATAACCCTGAGACAAAGAAAGCTGACCGTGTTGGGATTAAGGTTGAGGACGATAAGAAAGTTCGCTTCTTTAAATCTAATGGTAAAGCGGTTGACGCTTAAGAGTAGGTTTAGATATGGCAAGATTACAAAAAGTATATAAGGATCAAGTTCTTCCA
This portion of the Hydrogenovibrio marinus genome encodes:
- the rpmC gene encoding 50S ribosomal protein L29, which gives rise to MTAELKTKSVEELKEELLALLQEQFNLRMQHATGQLKNTAQLKTVRRSVARVKTIIREKVSK
- the rplN gene encoding 50S ribosomal protein L14, translated to MIQMQTVLDVADNSGARRVQCIKVLGGSKRRYASVGDIIKVAVKEATPRGKVKKGDVYNAVVVRTASGVRRQDGSKIKFDGNAAVILNAKLEPIGTRIFGPVTRELRNDRFMKIVSLAPEVL
- the rplB gene encoding 50S ribosomal protein L2; amino-acid sequence: MAIIKKAKPTSPGRRFVVNIVEPDLHKGKPHSALLEKKSKKGGRNANGRITVRHQGGGHKQHYRLVDFKRGKDGIPATVERLEYDPNRSAHIALLKYADGERAYILAPKNIQSGDVVESGETVSIKVGNALPLRNIPVGTIVHALEMRPGKGAQIARSAGASVQIAGRDGAYVLVKLRSGEMRKILAECRATIGEVGNSEHALRKLGKAGAKRWRGVRPTVRGVAMNPVDHPHGGGEGRTSGGRNPVTPWGVPTKGKKTRSNKRTNNMIVRRRNSK
- the rplX gene encoding 50S ribosomal protein L24; translated protein: MNRLRKGDEVIVIAGKDKGKRGSVSHVMQNGKLLVDGINLAKKHVKPNPMTGEQGGIVSKEMPIDASNVALYNPETKKADRVGIKVEDDKKVRFFKSNGKAVDA
- the rpsS gene encoding 30S ribosomal protein S19, translated to MPRSVKKGPFVDHHLAKKVMEAQESGNKRPIKTWSRRSVILPDMIGLTIAVHNGKEHIPVYVSENMVGHKLGEFSMTRTYRGHAADKKAKR
- the rplV gene encoding 50S ribosomal protein L22, translated to MQVSATHRFARISPQKARLVADQIRGKDVEAAVNILAFSDKKAAQLMSKVLNSAIANAENNEGADIDELKVTSAYVDEAPVMKRMRARAKGRGNRILKRTSHITVTVGDK
- the rplW gene encoding 50S ribosomal protein L23, whose protein sequence is MSQERILKVLLAPHVSEKSARLADASEQYIFRVLPSATKPEVKMAVESLFDVKVQSVNMINIKGKKKVFKGRVGKRNDIKKAIVRLAPGQEIDFVGAE
- the rpsQ gene encoding 30S ribosomal protein S17, with amino-acid sequence MAGQENKARTMQGVVVSNGMEKSIVVSIERFIKHSKYKKFVKKSTKLMAHDADNTAGVGDKVTIAECKPLSKNKSWTLVSVDEKAAL
- the rpsC gene encoding 30S ribosomal protein S3, translating into MGQKVHPIGIRLGITKDWNARWYADSKNYSDFLVSDVEIRKELSEKLKHASVSKINIERVANGIRVAIHTARPGVVIGKKGEDIEKLKASLMAKTGMPVNIAIEEIKKPELDAKLVAESIAQQLEKRIQFRRAMKRAVGNAMRLGAEGIKVNVSGRLNGAEIARAEWYREGRVPLHTLRADIDYATFEADTTYGKIGVKVWIFKGEKLEKISMVSDDKKQAKAKKARN
- the rplP gene encoding 50S ribosomal protein L16, producing MLMPKRTKFRKMHKGRNRGLANVGNKVSFGQFGLKAVERGRMTSRQIEAGRRVMTRKVRRGAKIWIRVFPDKPITNKPLEVRMGKGKGSVEYWVAQIQPGRVLYEMQGVDETVAREAFELAAAKLPFKTQFVTRTVM